A window of Mycolicibacterium fluoranthenivorans contains these coding sequences:
- a CDS encoding ABC transporter permease, whose amino-acid sequence MLRSYPSRGAFTRRTVHVGADAMVFVGAAALVWLVVRLVHSADVPWTVQTAPASVSTDPTELPYYAGRSLLRMFIALGASLVFTFVYATVAARSRRAEKVLIPLLDILQSVPILGFLSVTVTGFIALFPGSELGLECASIFAIFTSQAWNMTFALYHSLVSQPRELDEAARLLRLSRWQRFWRVDVPSGMIPLVWNGMMSFGGGWFFLTASEALSVDNHDFALPGIGAYVAAAGDNGELNRVLLAIVVMVVLVVGVNVLFWRPLTAWAERFRMEDSESAEAPRSLTLNILRRSRVGRSVGRPLGLLVNPLDRLMAVFGIAEHPLRTPPARRRAGDWAFAATVGLVVGYGAYRAVDFISATVGFGEVEHALLLGLATFARVVVLVIFATVVWVPVGAWIGMNPRVARAAQPVVQVLASFPANFLFPLVAAVLLATGISLDIGGVLLMALGAQWYILFNVIAGASAIPNDLREAAASLRLPRTARWRSLILPAVFPSYVTGGITAAGGAWNASIVAEVVTYNGTTLTATGLGAYIKDATSSGDTGRILVGVIVMSFYVVLMNRLLWHRLYAISERRFALS is encoded by the coding sequence GTGCAGACGGCTCCGGCGTCGGTATCCACCGACCCCACTGAATTGCCTTATTACGCAGGACGTTCGCTACTGCGGATGTTCATCGCGCTCGGCGCCTCACTGGTGTTCACCTTCGTCTACGCGACGGTGGCGGCCAGATCCCGGCGTGCCGAGAAGGTGTTGATCCCGCTGCTGGACATTCTGCAGTCCGTGCCGATCCTCGGTTTTCTGTCGGTGACCGTCACCGGGTTCATCGCCTTGTTTCCGGGATCGGAACTCGGGTTGGAATGCGCGTCCATCTTCGCGATATTCACCTCGCAGGCGTGGAACATGACCTTCGCGCTCTACCACAGCCTGGTGTCCCAGCCGCGGGAGCTCGACGAGGCCGCCCGATTGCTCAGACTCTCACGCTGGCAACGCTTCTGGCGGGTCGACGTGCCCAGCGGCATGATCCCGCTGGTGTGGAACGGCATGATGAGTTTCGGCGGCGGGTGGTTCTTCCTCACCGCATCGGAGGCGCTGAGTGTCGACAATCACGACTTCGCGCTCCCGGGCATCGGTGCTTATGTGGCCGCGGCCGGCGACAACGGTGAACTGAACAGAGTCCTGCTCGCCATCGTCGTCATGGTGGTGCTGGTGGTCGGTGTCAACGTGCTGTTCTGGCGCCCGTTGACCGCGTGGGCAGAGCGGTTCCGGATGGAGGATTCCGAATCCGCCGAGGCGCCGCGGAGCCTGACGCTGAACATCCTTCGACGCTCCCGTGTCGGCCGCAGTGTCGGCCGCCCCCTGGGTCTGCTGGTCAACCCGCTCGACCGACTGATGGCGGTGTTCGGTATCGCAGAGCATCCGTTGCGCACGCCCCCGGCACGCCGGCGGGCGGGGGACTGGGCGTTCGCCGCGACGGTGGGTCTGGTCGTCGGCTACGGAGCTTATCGTGCCGTCGATTTCATCTCGGCGACAGTCGGATTCGGTGAAGTCGAGCACGCCCTGCTGCTCGGCCTGGCGACGTTCGCCCGTGTCGTCGTGCTGGTGATCTTCGCGACGGTGGTCTGGGTGCCGGTCGGGGCATGGATCGGCATGAACCCGCGGGTGGCCAGGGCGGCGCAACCGGTGGTCCAGGTGCTGGCGTCCTTCCCCGCCAATTTCCTCTTCCCGCTCGTCGCTGCGGTGCTGCTGGCGACGGGGATCAGCCTCGATATCGGCGGCGTCCTGCTGATGGCCCTCGGGGCGCAGTGGTACATCCTGTTCAACGTCATCGCCGGCGCCAGTGCCATACCCAACGACCTGCGCGAGGCCGCGGCGAGCCTGCGTCTGCCGCGAACAGCGCGGTGGCGCAGCCTTATCCTGCCGGCGGTCTTCCCGAGCTATGTGACCGGCGGTATCACCGCGGCAGGTGGAGCGTGGAACGCGTCGATCGTGGCGGAGGTCGTCACGTACAACGGAACCACGCTGACCGCCACCGGACTCGGCGCCTATATCAAAGACGCCACCTCCAGTGGTGACACCGGCCGGATCCTGGTCGGCGTCATCGTGATGAGTTTCTATGTCGTGCTGATGAACCGGCTGCTGTGGCACCGGTTGTACGCGATATCCGAACGACGCTTCGCCCTGTCCTGA
- a CDS encoding alkaline shock response membrane anchor protein AmaP, giving the protein MSLRPADVLDRAATLVAGLVLAAIGAAAVLWPLHVVRGVPERITAEPVAHATASSWWPWALAGAGALLVVIGLLWVVSHVPTRKAPVLRVAGGTDPGLVTVNLNGVASAAAAALEQDPNVQSAKGKAVTDRGTATVELTVTVAHPAAVREVIGAVDATCGHIAQATGDSAVATRTLLQVAKAGGSSRKPRNLE; this is encoded by the coding sequence ATGAGCCTGCGCCCGGCCGATGTGCTCGACCGCGCCGCGACGCTGGTCGCAGGCCTCGTGCTGGCCGCGATCGGTGCGGCCGCGGTCCTGTGGCCCCTCCACGTGGTGCGCGGTGTCCCGGAGCGCATCACCGCGGAACCGGTCGCGCACGCCACCGCGTCGAGCTGGTGGCCGTGGGCACTGGCCGGGGCGGGGGCATTGCTGGTGGTGATCGGGCTGCTCTGGGTGGTGTCTCATGTACCGACCCGCAAAGCACCTGTGCTGCGCGTGGCCGGTGGGACTGACCCGGGACTCGTCACGGTGAATCTCAACGGTGTCGCCTCGGCGGCGGCCGCGGCCTTGGAACAGGACCCGAACGTGCAGTCCGCCAAGGGAAAGGCGGTCACCGATCGCGGTACCGCGACCGTCGAACTGACCGTCACCGTCGCCCATCCGGCCGCTGTGCGTGAGGTGATCGGCGCGGTCGACGCCACATGCGGTCATATCGCCCAGGCCACCGGCGATTCCGCAGTCGCGACGCGCACCCTCCTGCAGGTCGCCAAAGCCGGCGGCTCCTCCCGGAAGCCCCGGAACCTCGAATGA
- a CDS encoding nitrate/sulfonate/bicarbonate ABC transporter ATP-binding protein → MTINAEILVSVEQVSKSFTGAGGDTLLVLDDITLNLRAGEIVALLGRSGSGKSTLLRTIAGLIAPSSGSVRYRGHELNGANPGTAMVFQTFALMPWLTVQDNVELGLAARGVPPARRREQALRAIDTIGLDGFESAYPKELSGGMRQRVGFARALVLEPDVLLMDEPFSALDVLTAENLRTELMTLWRGQDFPTRSICLVTHNIEEAVLLADRVIVLGANPGRIRAEVGIDLPRPRDRRSPAFAAHVDRLYQLLTGTEAGVVTESTDATPTGTPLPDATVGGLAGLVEIVHARGGHVDLPELAAALNFEIDDLLPLVDAAELLGLLDVERGDLELTSVGTGFTTAGIQRSKQIFAELARTRAPLVRTICTALQSSADGNLRAGFFLDLLRRGFGPDDAKRQLDIAIDWGRYAELFDYDTDHDQISADPTADLSAVTAAPPRVRTGPI, encoded by the coding sequence ATGACGATCAACGCGGAAATCCTGGTCAGCGTCGAGCAGGTGAGCAAGAGCTTCACCGGTGCCGGCGGCGACACGCTCCTGGTGCTCGACGACATCACGCTGAATCTGCGAGCCGGTGAAATCGTGGCGCTCCTGGGACGTTCCGGCTCCGGCAAGTCGACGTTGTTGCGCACCATCGCCGGTCTGATCGCCCCGTCGAGCGGGTCCGTTCGGTACCGCGGGCACGAGCTCAACGGTGCCAATCCCGGCACCGCAATGGTGTTCCAGACCTTTGCGCTGATGCCGTGGCTCACGGTGCAGGACAATGTCGAGCTCGGGCTGGCCGCGCGGGGAGTGCCGCCCGCGAGGCGGCGCGAGCAGGCGCTGCGGGCGATCGACACCATCGGCCTGGACGGATTCGAATCGGCTTATCCGAAGGAGCTTTCCGGCGGGATGCGGCAACGCGTCGGGTTCGCCCGCGCCTTGGTGCTCGAGCCGGATGTACTGCTCATGGATGAGCCGTTCTCGGCGCTCGACGTCCTCACCGCGGAGAACCTGCGCACCGAGCTGATGACGCTGTGGCGGGGACAGGATTTCCCCACCCGGTCGATTTGCCTGGTGACGCACAACATCGAGGAGGCCGTGCTGCTCGCCGACCGTGTCATCGTCCTCGGCGCGAATCCGGGTCGGATCCGTGCCGAGGTCGGCATCGACCTGCCACGTCCGCGGGACCGTCGTTCACCGGCCTTCGCCGCACACGTCGACCGTCTCTACCAACTGCTCACCGGAACGGAGGCCGGCGTCGTCACCGAGTCCACTGATGCGACACCGACCGGCACCCCGCTGCCCGACGCGACGGTCGGCGGCCTCGCCGGACTGGTGGAGATCGTCCACGCCCGAGGCGGGCATGTCGATCTGCCGGAGCTGGCCGCGGCGCTGAACTTCGAGATCGACGACCTGCTGCCCCTGGTGGATGCCGCCGAACTACTGGGGTTGTTGGATGTCGAACGTGGTGACCTCGAATTAACCTCGGTGGGAACCGGATTCACCACCGCCGGCATCCAGCGCAGCAAGCAGATCTTCGCCGAACTGGCCCGCACCCGCGCGCCGCTGGTCCGCACGATCTGCACGGCGCTGCAGTCCAGCGCGGACGGAAACCTGCGCGCCGGGTTCTTCCTCGACCTGTTGCGTCGCGGGTTCGGTCCCGACGATGCCAAGAGGCAACTGGACATCGCCATCGATTGGGGCCGTTACGCGGAGCTGTTCGACTACGACACCGATCACGACCAGATATCGGCGGATCCGACGGCCGATCTGTCCGCCGTGACGGCGGCTCCACCACGGGTACGGACGGGCCCGATCTGA
- a CDS encoding nuclear transport factor 2 family protein: MSTTPAAVLATVERSPAAVAGHDREAWVGLFTADGRVEDPVGSRPHVGREQLARFYDTFIGPRTITFHRDVDIVTGGLGTPAARGGERSDPGNGTRSTVLRDLVLEVVMGSRDSASVTMHIPAILRYDVQSYGGELRIAALRAYWELPAMAVQFARCGVAAVPAGLRLTATLLRNQGLVGAAGFMAGIPGVGTRGKRLVADFLADAAAGDEVAVKRRLGSTLQVTAGDDAVLPQSELVGLLAGARVRTLLAAGRAVAARLSGGGRELVLIAEFGTHPTALRRLRVFADDR, encoded by the coding sequence ATGTCGACAACACCAGCGGCGGTTCTGGCCACGGTCGAGCGCTCCCCGGCTGCCGTCGCCGGCCACGATCGCGAGGCCTGGGTGGGGTTGTTCACCGCGGACGGACGAGTGGAGGACCCGGTCGGCTCGCGGCCGCATGTCGGCCGGGAGCAGCTGGCACGGTTCTATGACACCTTCATCGGTCCGCGCACCATCACCTTCCACCGAGATGTGGACATCGTCACCGGAGGGCTGGGGACACCTGCCGCTCGCGGCGGAGAGCGAAGCGACCCGGGAAACGGCACGCGTTCCACGGTGCTGCGCGATCTGGTGCTGGAGGTCGTGATGGGCTCCCGGGACAGCGCCTCCGTCACCATGCACATCCCCGCGATCCTGCGCTATGACGTGCAGTCATACGGCGGTGAACTGCGGATCGCCGCGCTGCGGGCCTACTGGGAACTGCCCGCGATGGCGGTCCAGTTCGCCCGCTGCGGGGTGGCCGCGGTGCCGGCGGGCCTGCGGCTGACAGCCACGCTGCTGCGCAATCAGGGTCTGGTGGGTGCGGCCGGGTTCATGGCCGGCATACCCGGTGTGGGAACCCGCGGTAAACGGCTGGTCGCGGATTTCCTGGCCGACGCCGCAGCTGGTGACGAGGTGGCAGTGAAACGCCGGCTCGGCTCCACACTGCAGGTGACGGCCGGCGACGATGCGGTGCTGCCGCAGTCGGAGCTGGTCGGTCTGCTGGCCGGCGCCCGGGTCCGCACGCTGCTGGCGGCGGGCCGGGCCGTCGCGGCCCGGCTGAGCGGCGGAGGCCGGGAGCTGGTGCTCATCGCGGAGTTCGGCACTCACCCGACGGCACTGCGCCGGCTTCGGGTGTTCGCCGACGACCGATAA
- a CDS encoding Asp23/Gls24 family envelope stress response protein, with amino-acid sequence MTEVQEDDDTATRGTLTVREKVAQRLAVRAALDTPGVVPFSAGLAKVAGRSLPQAQLTVAGNRVAAHLRVTVGWPASAVDVARAVQRNVAQTLSTMAGLHVDRVDVTVEQFSTTTADAKRTR; translated from the coding sequence GTGACTGAGGTGCAAGAGGACGACGACACGGCCACCCGGGGCACCCTGACGGTCCGGGAGAAGGTCGCCCAGCGGCTTGCGGTCCGCGCCGCGCTCGACACGCCGGGTGTGGTGCCGTTTTCGGCCGGCCTGGCCAAGGTCGCGGGCCGGTCGTTGCCCCAGGCGCAGCTGACCGTCGCCGGAAACCGGGTCGCGGCGCACCTGCGGGTCACCGTCGGCTGGCCGGCATCCGCGGTCGACGTGGCCCGTGCCGTTCAGCGCAATGTCGCACAGACCCTCTCCACCATGGCCGGGCTGCACGTCGACCGTGTCGACGTCACGGTCGAACAGTTCAGCACCACCACCGCCGACGCGAAGAGGACCCGATGA
- a CDS encoding RNA polymerase sigma factor has protein sequence MRAPTDGHLRDADDEALRVSAAVGDREAFDAIVTRYGPVLYRYARRMLASEADVADVVQDTFVAAWRQIAGFRGSSSLRTWLFSICYRKIADTHRLKRANPVEDWVLEPLAGPDTAADPFTAASNAAFLDALEVALGELPVRQRAVWMMREIELMTFPEIGEVLQLSPDAVRGHHVRATKALRVLLRRWQ, from the coding sequence GTGAGAGCGCCAACCGACGGCCACCTGCGCGACGCCGATGACGAGGCTCTTCGGGTCTCGGCCGCCGTCGGTGACCGAGAGGCCTTCGACGCCATCGTGACCCGGTACGGTCCGGTCCTGTACCGGTACGCGCGACGGATGTTGGCCTCGGAGGCCGATGTCGCCGACGTGGTGCAGGACACCTTCGTTGCTGCGTGGCGGCAGATCGCCGGCTTTCGCGGGTCATCCTCGCTGCGGACGTGGCTGTTCTCGATCTGCTACCGCAAAATCGCCGACACGCACCGGCTCAAACGGGCCAACCCGGTCGAGGATTGGGTGCTGGAGCCGTTGGCAGGGCCGGACACCGCGGCGGACCCGTTCACCGCCGCATCGAACGCCGCTTTTCTGGATGCGCTCGAAGTTGCGCTCGGCGAGTTGCCCGTGCGCCAGCGTGCGGTTTGGATGATGCGGGAAATCGAACTGATGACGTTTCCTGAGATCGGCGAAGTTCTGCAACTCAGTCCCGACGCCGTGCGCGGTCACCACGTCCGGGCTACGAAGGCCTTGCGAGTTCTGTTGAGGAGGTGGCAGTGA
- a CDS encoding DUF6286 domain-containing protein: MTTADTAGLPAPGRVPVAAATARHIGVALALVVLCAGVFALREAGVALGWMAGTSWIGAALTAVDGLSGQWWMVPAGVVALIVGAWMVFSALRPRPKTAVAVDARAAVWMRPRDVARLASHAATSVSGVEVLRSEATRRKVTLYVGVSGTESEAGAKGAITAAVGSATEILLPPPQVAVRIVTSGSA, from the coding sequence ATGACGACCGCCGACACAGCGGGGCTGCCCGCACCTGGCCGGGTACCCGTCGCCGCCGCGACCGCTCGCCATATCGGAGTGGCGCTGGCCCTGGTCGTGCTGTGCGCCGGGGTGTTCGCCCTGCGCGAGGCCGGGGTCGCGCTCGGCTGGATGGCCGGAACGTCGTGGATCGGGGCCGCCCTCACGGCGGTGGACGGTCTGTCCGGGCAGTGGTGGATGGTCCCGGCCGGCGTGGTCGCGCTGATCGTCGGCGCATGGATGGTGTTCTCGGCGTTGCGGCCGCGGCCCAAGACCGCCGTCGCCGTCGATGCCCGAGCGGCAGTCTGGATGCGTCCGCGGGATGTGGCACGACTGGCGTCCCACGCGGCGACCTCGGTGTCCGGTGTCGAGGTGCTGCGCTCGGAGGCTACCCGCCGCAAGGTGACCCTCTACGTCGGTGTGTCCGGTACCGAATCCGAGGCCGGAGCCAAGGGCGCGATCACCGCCGCGGTCGGCAGCGCCACCGAAATCCTGCTGCCGCCACCGCAGGTCGCGGTGCGGATCGTGACGAGCGGGTCGGCATGA
- a CDS encoding Asp23/Gls24 family envelope stress response protein, which yields MRRPRVSSEVPAAADPAEEQAERIASAVIAVEGVAGLHAGMFGEVATYLPGRRVAGIRVGPDRVDVHVSLALDAPVRPTAAAIQRAVAAITDLPVDVTVEDLVPVTPASGRELR from the coding sequence ATGCGGCGCCCGCGCGTGTCCAGTGAGGTACCGGCAGCGGCCGACCCGGCTGAGGAGCAAGCGGAGCGCATCGCCTCGGCGGTGATCGCCGTCGAGGGCGTCGCCGGGTTGCATGCCGGCATGTTCGGCGAGGTGGCCACCTATCTGCCGGGCCGCCGCGTGGCGGGGATCCGGGTGGGGCCGGACCGGGTCGACGTCCACGTGAGCCTGGCGCTCGATGCGCCGGTGCGGCCGACGGCCGCCGCCATCCAGCGTGCGGTCGCCGCGATCACCGATCTGCCCGTCGACGTCACCGTCGAGGATCTCGTGCCTGTGACACCGGCGTCCGGGCGAGAACTGCGATAG
- a CDS encoding Asp23/Gls24 family envelope stress response protein, translating into MTSAQLGADASGKEVSPYQGSPLVSSQGKTTIAGVVVSKIAGIATREVSGVHDLGAGTSRVVGALRERIPGASVNQSQGVSVEIGEKQAAVDIDIVAEYGVAIADLAAGIRRNVIAAIERMTGLEVTEVNITVHDVYLDGDGADDADAAPARVQ; encoded by the coding sequence ATGACCAGCGCACAGCTCGGTGCAGATGCATCCGGTAAAGAGGTCAGCCCGTATCAAGGGTCACCGTTGGTGAGTTCGCAGGGCAAGACGACGATCGCCGGGGTGGTGGTGTCGAAGATCGCCGGGATCGCCACCCGTGAGGTCAGCGGCGTGCACGACCTGGGTGCCGGCACATCCAGGGTGGTCGGCGCGCTGCGTGAGCGGATCCCGGGTGCCAGCGTCAACCAGAGCCAGGGCGTCTCGGTCGAGATCGGGGAGAAGCAGGCGGCTGTCGACATCGACATCGTCGCCGAGTACGGGGTGGCGATCGCCGATCTGGCCGCGGGCATCCGGCGCAATGTCATCGCCGCGATCGAGCGGATGACCGGACTCGAGGTCACCGAGGTCAACATCACGGTGCACGACGTGTACCTCGACGGCGACGGTGCCGACGACGCCGATGCGGCGCCCGCGCGTGTCCAGTGA